The Penaeus chinensis breed Huanghai No. 1 chromosome 29, ASM1920278v2, whole genome shotgun sequence genome window below encodes:
- the LOC125040818 gene encoding uncharacterized protein LOC125040818, producing MDRASPSPFEELVVYYEVLKTYIEGNSDILCEELDMYFELEEIKLEFITNTVDFSGAKCMPTVEDCHKLIEQTSELIDIFLSCGSDPNVITTFAHKTLFHWVTEHEDIELSKRFLDTCRVNLNLCDVHGNSPLMDAILRNDPQNSLTLYEAMCDTVEYIDVNTHNCCGETALFRAVFVGAVDVASKLCENGAQIESNVFLTQVAISYPAECDLCAGSPMRLVPNLMTPLLAPLLADAPTRLRYIHVPTHDSGTKVIRPHKHLTDKIVVSSISPLVDLGCLCNQHVATELCSLLTMSNFKHLRDGRIQMMDLLALMFGQVTAGLRQLCVRSIFDHVFMVSQLPQKKWPELIPHDLCIKDCKGALIESYIAELVDLLSLPQSFKIFFEIEAAKYQMCKLIMGLQSVDCDQACSDSDNSMFDDDEEEDESFDTSEVSSYYADSLLFFSSDMFSDESLEEEEDLSDEEEFSGSEDEKEKVNGEMNGQVHRRRKISCNYETLSSDSENLGESVCEEAVEVAPSQPLEVQENNFQIFNGECVTSSGSAEDFSASEPLSDSSW from the coding sequence ATGGACAGAGCCTCTCCAAGCCCCTTTGAGGAACTAGTTGTTTATTATGAAGTATTAAAAACATACATTGAAGGGAATTCTGACATCCTTTGTGAAGAACTGGATATGTATTTTGAACTGGAGGAGATTAAGTTGGAATTCATAACAAACACAGTTGATTTTTCTGGTGCAAAATGCATGCCAACTGTAGAGGACTGTCATAAGTTGATTGAGCAGACTAGTGAGTTAATTGACATCTTTCTATCCTGTGGTAGTGATCCCAATGTAATTACAACATTTGCTCATAAAACTCTCTTTCATTGGGTAACAGAACATGAGGACATTGAGCTTTCCAAACGTTTCCTTGATACCTGTAGGGTCAACCTCAACCTCTGTGATGTACATGGGAATTCACCATTAATGGATGCAATTTTGAGAAATGACCCTCAAAATTCCCTTACTCTGTATGAAGCCATGTGTGATACAGtagaatatatagatgtaaatacacacaactGCTGTGGGGAGACTGCTCTCTTCAGAGCAGTCTTTGTTGGAGCTGTAGATGTTGCCTCTAAGTTGTGTGAGAATGGTGCTCAAATAGAAAGTAATGTTTTTTTGACTCAGGTTGCCATATCTTACCCAGCTGAGTGTGACCTTTGTGCTGGGTCTCCAATGCGCCTAGTCCCTAATCTGATGACACCACTGTTAGCTCCCCTTTTGGCAGATGCTCCTACTAGGCTAAGATATATCCATGTCCCAACACATGATTCTGGGACAAAGGTAATTCGTCCTCACAAACACTTGACTGATAAGATAGTAgtgtcttccatttctcctttagTTGATCTTGGTTGTCTATGTAACCAACATGTTGCTACTGAGCTATGTTCCTTACTTACTATGAGTAATTTTAAGCACCTAAGAGATGGTAGAATTCAGATGATGGATTTGTTAGCTCTAATGTTTGGACAGGTCACAGCTGGTCTACGACAGTTGTGTGTCAGGTCCATTTTTGATCATGTTTTCATGGTCTCCCAGCTCCCACAGAAAAAGTGGCCTGAGCTTATTCCACATGATCTTTGTATCAAAGACTGTAAAGGTGCTTTGATTGAATCCTATATAGCTGAGTTGGTAGACTTACTGAGTCTCCCTCAGTCTTTCAAAATCTTCTTTGAGATTGAAGCTGCCAAGTACCAGATGTGCAAACTAATCATGGGTTTGCAGAGTGTTGACTGTGATCAGGCATGTTCTGACTCTGATAATTcaatgtttgatgatgatgaagaagaggacgagTCCTTTGATACCTCAGAGGTTTCATCATACTATGCAGACTCGCTCCTGTTCTTTTCTTCAGATATGTTCAGTGACGAGTctttggaagaggaagaagacctgTCTGATGAAGAGGAGTTCTCTGGGAgtgaagacgagaaagaaaaggtCAATGGAGAGATGAATGGTCAGGTTCACAGGAGGAGGAAAATCAGCTGTAATTATGAAACCCTAAGCTCAGACTCAGAAAATTTAGGGGAGTCAGTGTGCGAGGAAGCAGTGGAAGTAGCCCCATCACAGCCATTGGAAGTCCAAGAGAATAACTTCCAAATATTTAATGGTGAATGTGTTACCTCAAGTGGATCAGCCGAGGACTTTAGTGCAAGTGAGCCTCTGTCGGATTCTTCATGGTAA
- the LOC125040303 gene encoding RING finger protein nhl-1-like: MPGATTQEPPSERRRLPKRSSSSASNLRRDPPGHSNVVITGYTSVNTDLPPITSSDVLKPDASDPQTRPRESPGGSPGSSTSSGVSSLGSASLQRKLPRSPAKRSASMHQQRPSSFNGFGGPSTSDTSSVSSSPESESLDEDELTCAICLDLLHRPRSLPCGHSFCLVCLQNYVNSCRMMFTCPSCRAAAQVPHEGVVGLPINRVLAKGAQVMRQRRQCGDTPVCFTCQTAVGVSECGHCGRMWCDICGASHALSVREAVVELQERLVAARETLFYRAEEDEFRFDKLEENIKDAVTERIEQVNEDGRRLISQVQEMRKDNQQRSENLAEDIANLLKTNISLKEDVSLEWKTVGRLHAKLSHLVKALSAAKGPRVTLDDSCSYFIEGAVFKHNRLLSFHARLIAFVINRSKSSLARIRWGQHLGERPAGVAVSPWTSQIFVSGSDTCRIFMFDSSGRQVSSFGSRGRKDGQFLCPISIAFSHVSKEVFISDKWKHCIHVFDPDGNFIRQLGRKGKGFGHFISPEGIATDRFGRIYVADTCNHRVQILDSDGVFLREVGVVSSETLKDGRRFTKSEFNEPSGVAASLDGSRVYVVDTGNHRIKVFDGVTGERVLMFGSRGQHKGQFESPECIAVDAEGFILVGDSGNGRVQVFRPNGNFVRYLGTRGNCHGEFGWVSGIAVSKNLDVVVTDFKNNLVAMF, from the exons ATGCCCGGGGCGACGACCCAGGAGCCACCCAGCGAGCGCCGGCGGCTTCCCAAGCGGTCGTCGTCCTCGGCTAGCAATCTGCGGAGGGACCCCCCGGGCCACAGCAACGTCGTCATCACAGGCTACACGTCGGTCAACACAGacctcccccccatcacctcctcgGACGTCCTGAAACCCGATGCGTCAGACCCCCAGACCCGTCCTCGGGAGAGTCCCGGCGGCTCCCCGGGGTCTTCTACATCGTCAGGAGTGTCCTCACTTGGGTCCGCGTCGCTGCAAAGGAAGCTCCCGCGTTCGCCCGCCAAGAGGTCCGCGTCCATGCACCAGCAGCGACCCTCCTCGTTCAACGGCTTTGGAGGCCCCTCGACATCAGACACGTCCTCGGTGTCCTCGTCCCCCGAGAGCGAGAGCCTCGACGAGGACGAGCTCACTTGTGCCATCTGCCTGGACCTCCTCCACCGGCCGCGCTCCCTCCCGTGTGGCCACTCCTTCTGCCTCGTCTGCTTACAGAACTATGTCAATTCGTGTAG GATGATGTTCACGTGCCCGTCATGCAGAGCAGCAGCGCAAGTCCCGCATGAAGGCGTCGTGGGGTTACCTATCAATAGGGTACTAGCGAAGGGCGCGCAGGTGATGCGACAACGGCGGCAGTGTGGTGACACGCCCGTGTGTTTCACTTGTCAGACGGCAGTGGGCGTCAGTGAGTGCGGACACTGTGGGCGGATGTGGTGCGATATCTGTGGCGCCAGCCATGCTCTGAGTGTGCGAGAGGCTGTGGTTGAACTCCAAGAGCGTTTGGTGGCGGCCCGTGAGACCCTCTTCTATCGCGCCGAAGAAGACGAG TTCCGCTTTGATAAACTTGAGGAAAATATCAAGGACGCGGTGACAGAGCGTATAGAGCAGGTGAACGAAGACGGACGTCGTCTAATCTCTCAG GtacaagaaatgagaaaagataaCCAACAACGATCAGAAAACCTCGCTGAGGACATTGCAAACTTATTAAAAACAAACATTTCGTTGAAAGAGGATGTGTCATTAGAG TGGAAGACAGTGGGCCGCCTACACGCAAAGCTTTCCCATCTCGTCAAGGCTTTGTCGGCTGCTAAGGGACCTCGCGTGACCCTCGACGACAGCTGTAGTTATTTTATTGagg GAGCAGTTTTTAAGCACAATAGACTTCTCAGCTTTCA CGCACGGCTCATCGCTTTTGTAATCAACAGAAGCAAGAGTTCCCTGGCGAGAATCCGATGGGGACAGCACCTTGGAGAGCGGCCAGCGGGCGTCGCCGTCAGCCCGTGGACATCGCAGATATTTGTGTCTGGCAGTGACACTTGCAG aatATTTATGTTCGACAGTTCTGGAAGACAGGTATCGAGCTTTGGGTCACGTGGACGCAAGGACGGGCAGTTTCTGTGTCCAATCAGCATAGCTTTTAGTCATGTATCGAAGGAGGTCTTTATTTCGG ACAAATGGAAACACTGTATCCACGTGTTCGATCCGGACGGGAACTTCATCCGTCAGTTGGGGCGAAAAGGGAAGGGTTTCGGACACTTCATTTCCCCCGAGGGCATTGCCACTGATCGCTTCGGGAGAATCTACGTGGCCGATACGTGTAATCATCGTGTACAA ATTTTGGATAGCGACGGCGTGTTCCTGCGCGAAGTGGGCGTGGTATCCTCAGAAACACTAAAGGACGGGCGTCGGTTCACCAAGAGTGAGTTTAACGAACCGTCGGGCGTGGCTGCTAGTCTGGATGGTTCCCGGGTGTATGTGGTGGACACGGGCAACCACAGGATTAAG GTATTTGACGGCGTGACGGGCGAAAGGGTCCTCATGTTCGGGTCTCGCGGACAGCACAAAGGCCAGTTCGAATCCCCGGAGTGCATTGCCGTCGACGCCGAGGGATTTATACTTGTTGGTGACTCGGGCAACGGGCGTGTTCAAGTGTTCAGACCTAATGGGAATTTCGTTAG GTACCTGGGCACGCGTGGGAATTGCCATGGTGAGTTCGGATGGGTATCGGGCATAGCAGTCTCCAAGAACCTagatgttgttgttactgattttAAGAACAACCTCGTGGCAATGTTCTGA